In Opitutaceae bacterium TAV5, one genomic interval encodes:
- a CDS encoding N-terminal cleavage protein, with amino-acid sequence MNTPTPACAIPPLSARLHDKEAFTLIELLTVIAIIGILAAILIPVTGTVREKAKKAQCVSNLHQIGIGLLAYANDNKAGRLPRGHPTEGRTLWDTYASGDPRGAAGLGALQYDGYLGGIAGIEVRGDKRSRIFDCPSRLSGAWDSDVNWGDYYYNFTFTRYTDAPQGALLHNIDPGQAIAFDFVPAALTPVHDRESSVNVLYIDGSVKALTKDKFKTTNRITAFDK; translated from the coding sequence ATGAACACCCCGACTCCGGCCTGCGCCATCCCCCCCCTCTCCGCCCGCCTTCATGACAAGGAGGCCTTCACCCTGATCGAATTGCTCACCGTTATCGCCATCATCGGCATTCTTGCCGCCATTCTGATTCCGGTAACCGGGACCGTACGAGAAAAAGCCAAAAAGGCTCAATGCGTCAGCAACCTTCACCAGATCGGCATCGGTCTCCTCGCTTACGCCAACGATAACAAAGCCGGTCGTCTTCCCCGCGGTCATCCAACCGAAGGGCGCACGTTGTGGGACACCTATGCGAGCGGTGATCCTCGCGGTGCCGCCGGCCTGGGCGCACTCCAATACGATGGATACCTCGGAGGCATCGCCGGCATAGAAGTCCGGGGCGACAAACGCTCACGCATTTTTGACTGCCCCTCCCGGTTATCCGGAGCGTGGGACAGCGACGTCAACTGGGGCGACTACTATTATAACTTCACTTTTACCCGCTACACCGACGCCCCGCAAGGCGCGCTGCTCCACAACATCGATCCGGGTCAGGCCATTGCTTTCGATTTCGTCCCTGCCGCCCTCACTCCCGTCCATGATCGCGAAAGCAGTGTCAATGTTCTCTATATCGATGGCTCCGTCAAGGCACTGACCAAAGATAAATTCAAAACGACCAATCGCATAACCGCTTTCGACAAATAA
- a CDS encoding GDP-mannose 4,6-dehydratase (catalyzes the formation of GDP-4-dehydro-6-deoxy-D-mannose from GDP mannose) has protein sequence MKKALITGITGQDGSYLAELLLEKGYEVHGIIRRASTFNTDRIDHLYKDPHVNGVKMFLHYGDLTDSVQMVKLLYDLKPDEIYNLGAQSHVRVSFDVPEYTGDVDGLGAQRILEAIREAGLVKKVRYYQASSSEMFGKVQQVPQTEVTPFWPRSPYGCAKVYAYWLTVNYRESYNLHASNGILFNHESPRRGETFVTRKITRAATRIKMGLQEALYMGNLDAKRDWGFAKEYVEMMWLMLQQDKPDDYVVATNETHTVKEFIQESFGMLGLDWEKYVKYDPRYERPAEVELLIGDPAKARKQLGWEPKVRFKELVRIMVDADLELAKREAQIAKLPRP, from the coding sequence ATGAAAAAAGCGCTCATCACCGGCATCACTGGCCAGGACGGCTCCTATCTTGCCGAGCTCCTGCTCGAAAAAGGCTACGAAGTTCACGGCATCATCCGCCGCGCCTCCACGTTCAACACCGACCGCATCGACCACCTTTACAAGGACCCGCACGTCAACGGCGTGAAGATGTTTCTCCACTACGGCGACCTCACCGATTCCGTGCAGATGGTGAAGCTGCTCTACGATCTCAAGCCCGACGAGATCTACAACCTCGGCGCGCAGTCCCACGTCCGCGTGTCCTTCGACGTGCCCGAGTACACCGGCGATGTCGACGGCCTCGGCGCCCAGCGCATCCTCGAAGCCATCCGCGAAGCCGGCCTCGTCAAAAAAGTCCGCTACTACCAGGCCTCCTCCTCCGAAATGTTCGGCAAGGTACAACAAGTGCCGCAGACCGAGGTCACGCCCTTCTGGCCGCGCTCGCCCTACGGTTGCGCCAAGGTTTACGCCTACTGGCTCACCGTCAACTACCGCGAGTCCTACAATCTCCACGCCTCCAACGGCATTCTTTTCAACCACGAGTCCCCGCGCCGCGGCGAGACGTTCGTCACCCGCAAGATCACCCGCGCCGCCACCCGCATCAAGATGGGCCTCCAGGAGGCGCTCTACATGGGCAACCTCGATGCCAAGCGCGACTGGGGCTTCGCGAAAGAATACGTCGAGATGATGTGGCTCATGCTCCAGCAGGACAAACCCGACGACTACGTCGTGGCCACCAACGAGACCCATACGGTGAAAGAGTTCATCCAGGAGTCTTTCGGCATGCTCGGCCTCGACTGGGAAAAGTACGTCAAGTACGACCCCCGTTACGAACGCCCCGCCGAGGTTGAACTCCTCATCGGCGACCCTGCCAAGGCCCGCAAGCAACTCGGCTGGGAGCCCAAGGTCCGCTTCAAGGAACTCGTCAGGATCATGGTCGACGCCGACCTCGAACTCGCCAAGCGCGAAGCCCAGATCGCCAAACTGCCGAGGCCGTAA
- a CDS encoding phospholipase, producing the protein MNRHDISATVRFGPSPERARGAIILLHGRGSSGRQIARLADSLTAAGVAFLAPSALHGTWYPHRFLAPLADNEPFLSDALALIEHLVGETLAAGIPTERIGLAGFSQGACLALEYALRHPRRYGFVAGLSGALIGPPDTPRPAVNLFQTPVLLACSADDDHIPADYVDRSAETFAWSGASVTRHILPGSAHTVFPEEIAWINDRLATWQD; encoded by the coding sequence ATGAACCGCCATGACATTTCCGCCACGGTTCGCTTCGGTCCTTCACCGGAGCGTGCCCGCGGCGCGATCATCCTGCTCCACGGACGCGGCTCCTCGGGGCGCCAGATCGCCCGGCTCGCCGATTCGCTGACGGCCGCAGGCGTCGCGTTTCTCGCGCCCTCGGCCCTGCACGGCACCTGGTATCCGCACCGGTTTCTCGCTCCGCTTGCCGACAACGAACCCTTTTTGTCCGACGCCCTCGCGCTCATCGAGCACCTCGTTGGCGAAACGCTGGCCGCCGGCATCCCGACCGAACGGATCGGGCTGGCGGGATTTTCGCAAGGAGCCTGCCTCGCGCTCGAGTATGCGCTCCGGCATCCGCGCCGCTACGGGTTTGTCGCCGGACTGAGCGGCGCCCTGATCGGCCCGCCCGACACGCCGCGTCCTGCGGTCAATCTTTTCCAGACACCGGTCCTGCTCGCCTGCTCGGCGGACGACGACCATATCCCGGCCGATTACGTCGACCGGAGCGCGGAGACCTTCGCGTGGTCCGGCGCCAGCGTGACCCGGCACATCCTCCCCGGCAGTGCCCACACGGTTTTCCCGGAAGAGATCGCGTGGATCAACGACCGGCTCGCCACCTGGCAGGACTGA
- a CDS encoding toxin Fic, whose product MNDHESPPPDSQFILYQDKNGNTGVNVRFEGETVWLSQQQLSELYGTSRPNVTMHIKNIFSDGELRENSVCKKFLQTAADGKSYEVLFYNLDMIISLGYRINSKVATRFRQWATVRLREYIIKGFAMDDDRMKNLGGGGYWKELLERIRDIRASEKVFYRQILDIYATSIDYDPNADESVAFFKKVQNKIHYAVHGHTAAEVIYNRADAEKDFMGLMSFAGNRPHLADAVVAKNYLTSPELRALGQLVSGYLDFAERQAERHAPMTMRDWAKHLDRILTATGERLLPDAGSVSHEQAVKKAKSEYVKYQARTLSDVEKSYLASLKIIETSAKKNVRKGPP is encoded by the coding sequence ATGAACGACCACGAATCCCCACCGCCGGACAGCCAGTTCATTCTCTATCAGGACAAGAACGGCAACACCGGCGTCAACGTCCGCTTCGAGGGAGAAACCGTCTGGCTGTCCCAACAACAGTTGTCGGAACTTTATGGCACCTCCCGCCCGAATGTGACGATGCACATCAAAAACATCTTTTCAGACGGCGAATTGCGCGAGAATTCAGTTTGTAAGAAATTCTTACAGACTGCCGCCGACGGGAAAAGCTACGAGGTTCTGTTCTACAACCTCGATATGATTATTTCGCTCGGTTACCGTATCAATTCCAAGGTCGCCACCAGATTCCGCCAATGGGCCACCGTCCGATTGCGGGAATACATCATAAAAGGTTTTGCGATGGACGACGACCGCATGAAAAACCTCGGCGGCGGTGGCTATTGGAAGGAACTCCTTGAACGCATCCGCGACATCCGCGCCAGCGAAAAGGTTTTTTATCGCCAGATTCTGGACATCTATGCCACCAGCATTGACTACGATCCGAACGCCGACGAATCCGTTGCCTTCTTCAAAAAAGTTCAGAACAAGATCCATTACGCCGTCCACGGGCACACAGCCGCCGAAGTGATATACAATCGCGCCGATGCGGAAAAAGACTTCATGGGGCTGATGTCGTTCGCCGGAAACAGACCGCACCTTGCGGACGCGGTAGTTGCCAAAAATTACCTGACCTCGCCCGAATTGCGCGCGCTCGGGCAGCTTGTATCCGGGTATCTGGATTTTGCCGAACGACAGGCGGAACGCCATGCGCCGATGACAATGCGCGACTGGGCAAAACATCTCGACAGGATTCTGACGGCGACCGGCGAACGTCTCCTGCCCGATGCGGGGAGCGTCAGTCACGAGCAAGCCGTCAAAAAAGCGAAATCCGAGTATGTGAAATATCAGGCGCGAACACTCAGCGATGTCGAAAAATCCTACCTCGCCAGCCTCAAGATCATCGAAACGTCCGCCAAAAAAAATGTCAGGAAAGGACCTCCGTGA
- a CDS encoding alpha-L-rhamnosidase: MTNESVTGPAREARIFGHARWIWPENHQWDIRNGYALFRKVFELPARSVSLPEQAPLFITADQSYRLFVNGIFVARGPARGYQESWPYDEIDIAAHLQPGRNVIAVRAWNPGFGTFQYVSQGFAGLLVAARWEDAGVVIGSDTTWKTIRQPGVTRDTVTSSIQLFPQEHIDLRSAPVSADASGNADWTAPDFDDGDWLVPEALRWNCAPWFSLEPRGIPQLVERSIVPAALLGSSEGLCATGYPDVRDVVALRRGEDRSHRVSEMRKPQGEGGGGAGRYRSFLFDFGRTVVGSLVLTIRGAGGGEIIDTHLGETIDADTLTIDQYDPTWCRMAFGDRLVCRAGDFTYRFFHHYGFRYLDLTVRDALRDDLQIEVSLDWIGYPLESRRAGRFLSSDATLDRIWEACAWTQQCCSLDAYVDTPWREQAQWWGDARVQAWNTFHLVDDARLFRRGIAQIAHQTTPDGLTYGHAPTMAHGCILPDFTLIWFLTLWDYYWQTGSTEPLTTHRETVRRALAYFREHTDSRTGLLRHDERFWLFLDWTELGKEGSPAVYNLWLLIALEKLAILHRHAGLPDEAAPLDAWAARLRHALRPLVTEEGFLCDGFDTEGISVSTTSLHTQTLALVAGLEEVDGIDEQAILEKILLPFIRGEQERLPASAARAIPSAYWITYVFSLLIGRGHGEEVVAFIKDRWLPMAEHGTTWELFSPRRGEESHSHAWSAHPLFHLMRTLGGITQTAPAWREIDWHPVFHGDHAEVAVPTPHGLIRSTWERGLNGDAGTIRASLLLPPGVAARVRLPGEELRIVTGEFSCVFSGLHGAHGVHDLATAAYE, from the coding sequence ATGACAAACGAATCCGTCACCGGTCCCGCTCGTGAAGCTCGCATTTTCGGCCATGCGCGATGGATCTGGCCGGAAAATCATCAGTGGGATATCCGCAACGGCTACGCCCTGTTTCGCAAGGTCTTCGAATTGCCTGCGCGCTCCGTTTCCCTCCCGGAGCAGGCTCCGCTGTTTATCACGGCCGATCAGTCCTATCGCCTTTTCGTCAATGGTATCTTTGTCGCCCGCGGACCTGCGCGCGGCTATCAGGAGTCGTGGCCTTATGACGAAATCGACATCGCCGCGCATCTGCAACCCGGGCGCAACGTGATCGCCGTCCGCGCCTGGAATCCGGGCTTCGGCACCTTCCAGTATGTGAGCCAGGGTTTTGCCGGCCTGCTCGTCGCCGCCCGCTGGGAGGACGCGGGTGTCGTGATCGGCAGCGATACGACCTGGAAAACCATTCGCCAGCCCGGCGTCACACGCGACACCGTCACGTCCAGCATCCAGCTTTTCCCGCAGGAGCATATTGACCTGCGCAGTGCGCCTGTGTCTGCCGATGCCTCTGGAAACGCCGACTGGACTGCGCCCGATTTCGATGACGGCGACTGGCTCGTGCCCGAGGCGCTTCGCTGGAACTGCGCCCCCTGGTTTTCCCTGGAACCGCGCGGCATCCCGCAACTCGTGGAACGCTCCATCGTCCCGGCTGCACTGCTCGGCAGTAGCGAAGGGCTTTGCGCCACCGGTTATCCCGATGTGCGCGATGTCGTGGCCCTCCGGCGCGGCGAGGATCGTTCGCACAGGGTCAGCGAAATGCGCAAACCACAGGGGGAGGGGGGGGGAGGGGCGGGACGTTATCGCAGCTTCCTTTTCGATTTTGGCCGTACCGTTGTGGGCAGCCTCGTCCTGACGATCCGCGGCGCCGGCGGCGGCGAGATCATCGACACGCACCTCGGCGAGACGATCGATGCCGATACGCTCACCATCGACCAATACGACCCGACCTGGTGCCGGATGGCATTTGGCGACCGGCTTGTCTGCCGGGCCGGCGATTTCACGTATCGGTTTTTCCATCACTACGGTTTTCGTTATCTCGATCTCACGGTGCGCGACGCGCTGAGGGACGATCTGCAAATCGAAGTCAGCCTCGACTGGATCGGCTACCCGCTCGAAAGCCGCCGCGCAGGCCGCTTCCTCAGTTCCGACGCCACGCTTGACCGCATTTGGGAAGCCTGCGCCTGGACGCAGCAATGCTGTTCGCTCGATGCCTATGTGGACACGCCCTGGCGCGAACAGGCCCAGTGGTGGGGCGATGCGCGCGTGCAGGCCTGGAACACGTTTCATCTGGTTGACGATGCCCGCCTTTTCCGGCGCGGCATTGCCCAGATCGCGCACCAGACGACGCCCGACGGCCTCACCTACGGGCACGCCCCGACGATGGCTCATGGCTGCATCCTGCCCGATTTCACGCTCATCTGGTTTCTCACGCTGTGGGACTATTATTGGCAGACCGGTTCCACCGAGCCGCTGACCACGCATCGCGAAACCGTGCGGCGCGCTCTCGCCTATTTCCGGGAGCACACTGACTCGCGGACAGGTCTCCTCCGGCACGACGAACGTTTCTGGCTCTTCCTCGACTGGACGGAGCTGGGCAAGGAAGGCTCCCCCGCCGTTTATAATCTCTGGCTCCTCATCGCCCTCGAAAAACTGGCCATTCTCCACCGTCACGCCGGTTTGCCGGACGAGGCCGCGCCGCTCGACGCCTGGGCTGCCCGGCTTCGCCATGCCCTCCGCCCTCTGGTTACGGAGGAGGGTTTCCTTTGCGACGGTTTCGATACGGAAGGAATATCCGTATCCACCACCAGCCTGCACACGCAGACGCTCGCCCTTGTCGCCGGTCTGGAAGAGGTCGACGGGATCGACGAGCAGGCCATCCTGGAGAAAATCCTGCTCCCCTTCATTCGCGGCGAGCAGGAACGGCTCCCCGCTTCCGCTGCCAGGGCGATACCCTCCGCCTACTGGATCACTTACGTCTTCTCGCTGCTCATCGGCCGCGGTCACGGCGAAGAGGTGGTTGCGTTTATCAAGGACCGCTGGCTCCCGATGGCGGAGCACGGCACGACATGGGAGCTGTTTTCTCCACGGCGTGGCGAGGAGAGTCATTCGCATGCGTGGTCCGCACATCCGCTTTTTCATCTCATGCGGACGCTCGGCGGCATCACGCAGACTGCGCCCGCATGGCGGGAGATCGATTGGCATCCGGTTTTCCACGGCGACCACGCCGAGGTGGCGGTGCCCACGCCGCACGGTCTCATCCGCTCCACCTGGGAACGCGGCCTCAACGGCGACGCGGGCACGATCCGCGCCAGCCTGCTGCTACCGCCGGGCGTGGCCGCCCGCGTGCGCCTGCCAGGCGAAGAACTTCGTATTGTGACCGGTGAGTTTTCGTGTGTTTTTTCCGGGCTCCATGGGGCACATGGGGTTCATGATCTGGCGACTGCTGCTTATGAGTGA
- a CDS encoding Organic hydroperoxide resistance protein: MKILYKTESSATGGREGQAATTDGRLSVKLSSPRELGGDGGPGTNPEQLFASGYSACFLGALKFVAGKAGTRIPPEARVTATVGIGPRDDGQGFGLEVSLAISVPGVERATVEKLVEQAHVVCPYSHATRGNIPVELKVV; this comes from the coding sequence ATGAAAATCCTCTACAAAACCGAATCCTCCGCCACCGGCGGCCGCGAAGGCCAGGCCGCCACGACCGACGGACGTCTCTCCGTCAAACTCTCCTCTCCCCGCGAACTTGGCGGCGACGGCGGCCCGGGCACCAATCCCGAGCAACTCTTCGCTTCCGGCTATTCGGCCTGCTTCCTCGGTGCGCTCAAGTTTGTCGCCGGCAAGGCCGGCACCCGCATCCCGCCCGAAGCCCGCGTCACCGCCACGGTCGGCATCGGTCCGCGTGACGATGGCCAGGGTTTCGGCCTCGAAGTCTCGCTCGCCATCAGCGTGCCGGGCGTCGAACGCGCCACGGTCGAAAAACTCGTCGAGCAGGCCCATGTGGTTTGCCCGTACTCGCACGCCACTCGCGGCAACATTCCCGTCGAGCTGAAGGTAGTCTGA
- a CDS encoding deaminase — translation MVVTLLAAQSLDGWITRHGKGGDSFTSEDDKIHFRQFLRESDACIMGRVTWEASRERLRIEARPDLRRVVLTREPGRHAAEARVGVGVDVVGEAGRAPLAFTAEEPAEVVRRLREAGLQRCALLGGGQVYGAFLAAGLVDEISVTIEPRIFGSGTPLASGPTRGADGAGAVGREFLLDVRLELVKAAPLGTGTSGALGVVYRVRR, via the coding sequence ATGGTCGTAACGCTTTTGGCTGCGCAGTCGCTGGATGGGTGGATAACCCGGCATGGGAAGGGCGGGGATTCGTTCACGTCGGAGGACGATAAAATCCATTTTCGCCAATTTTTGCGTGAGTCCGACGCCTGCATTATGGGCCGGGTAACATGGGAGGCCTCGCGTGAACGGCTGCGGATCGAGGCACGGCCGGATTTGCGGCGCGTGGTGCTGACGCGAGAGCCGGGACGGCATGCGGCGGAGGCGCGTGTCGGCGTCGGCGTGGATGTCGTCGGGGAGGCGGGGCGAGCGCCGCTGGCCTTTACGGCGGAGGAACCGGCGGAGGTGGTGCGGCGGTTGCGGGAGGCGGGCCTGCAACGCTGCGCACTGCTCGGCGGGGGGCAGGTCTACGGGGCTTTTCTGGCGGCGGGGCTGGTGGACGAGATATCGGTGACGATCGAGCCACGGATTTTCGGCTCCGGCACCCCGCTGGCGTCAGGGCCGACACGCGGCGCAGACGGAGCCGGCGCAGTGGGCAGGGAGTTTTTGCTGGATGTGCGGCTGGAACTGGTGAAAGCGGCGCCGTTGGGCACGGGTACGAGCGGGGCGCTGGGCGTGGTTTACCGGGTGCGGCGGTGA
- a CDS encoding GntR family transcriptional regulator — MPAAASLRPAHALPSLPELPPRQQVDTLIRGWITSGEYAPGDMIPTARDIARLCNDVSEPTVRRAIKTLIAEGLLRGARGKGVYVRMKPAKA, encoded by the coding sequence ATGCCCGCCGCCGCCAGTCTTCGTCCCGCTCACGCTCTCCCGTCGCTACCGGAGCTGCCTCCACGCCAACAGGTGGACACCCTGATCCGCGGCTGGATCACGTCCGGCGAATACGCTCCCGGCGACATGATTCCGACCGCCCGCGACATCGCGCGTCTCTGCAACGACGTCAGCGAGCCCACCGTCCGCCGCGCAATCAAGACCCTCATCGCCGAAGGCCTCCTCCGCGGCGCCCGGGGCAAGGGTGTCTACGTCCGCATGAAACCTGCAAAAGCCTGA
- a CDS encoding anchor protein: MKPEKTCPASRALASGLLAFALAVMSLPLGAATKVWDLSDDAGAQNGDGVWNETNVNWTADTSAGTARTAWTSNADGAMFGGGGGSGPAGTPAGDFTVTIDGAGVTAASVRQYQNASSAVANYTLSGGTLTLTTAAGVRADSGIMTINSNIVTAVTNMNLGAGELLVLGGANTFGTQISIGNGSNLGGTVRLTNANALGTGTSVRIVGYQAGTTARTLDINGLTISGNSLTVVDGNRSENLISSSTASNAIWAGNVAISNATSTLNAGATQSGRTLEISGVISGAGKLATLADSGLRLTGANTYRGNTTIAANSTFELGDTGSLTFYLTDAASNQVIGDGEAAFNGTFNLDASAVTTGDGSWQIVATSLASTYGDSFTLSILGGSFTETASGSGIWTRGNWMFSEATGILVNSYAIPEPATTIALLGGAVLLAAGMIRNRRRGVREA, encoded by the coding sequence ATGAAACCCGAAAAAACCTGTCCTGCTTCGCGCGCCCTTGCCTCCGGCCTGCTGGCGTTTGCTCTTGCCGTAATGTCCCTTCCCCTCGGCGCGGCAACTAAAGTGTGGGATTTGTCAGACGATGCCGGCGCGCAGAACGGCGACGGAGTCTGGAATGAGACAAACGTGAACTGGACCGCCGACACCTCTGCCGGGACAGCGCGGACTGCCTGGACGAGCAATGCGGACGGCGCCATGTTTGGCGGCGGAGGCGGTAGTGGACCCGCCGGCACTCCCGCCGGGGATTTCACCGTGACCATCGACGGGGCGGGTGTGACCGCGGCCAGCGTCCGGCAATACCAAAACGCTTCAAGCGCGGTCGCCAATTACACGCTTTCAGGCGGCACCCTGACCCTCACCACTGCTGCGGGCGTGCGGGCCGACTCCGGCATCATGACCATAAATTCAAACATCGTGACGGCCGTGACCAATATGAATCTGGGAGCCGGCGAGTTGCTGGTGCTTGGAGGGGCAAACACTTTTGGCACTCAGATTTCGATCGGCAACGGCAGCAACTTGGGAGGCACCGTCAGGCTCACCAACGCAAATGCACTGGGCACCGGAACCAGCGTGCGGATTGTCGGGTATCAGGCAGGGACTACCGCGAGGACGCTCGATATCAATGGACTGACCATTTCCGGAAACTCCCTGACGGTGGTGGACGGCAATCGTTCCGAGAACCTCATCTCCTCCAGCACAGCATCCAACGCGATCTGGGCGGGCAACGTGGCCATCAGCAACGCCACCTCCACTCTCAACGCCGGGGCGACGCAAAGCGGGCGCACACTGGAAATCTCCGGAGTCATCTCCGGAGCCGGCAAGCTGGCGACCCTTGCGGACAGCGGCCTCCGGCTCACCGGTGCCAATACCTATCGTGGCAATACCACGATCGCCGCCAACTCCACCTTCGAGCTCGGCGACACCGGTTCGCTGACCTTCTATCTGACCGATGCCGCCAGCAATCAGGTGATCGGCGATGGAGAAGCCGCCTTCAACGGGACTTTCAACCTCGACGCCTCCGCCGTCACCACCGGGGACGGCTCCTGGCAAATCGTCGCCACCTCGCTGGCCTCGACCTATGGTGACAGCTTCACGCTTTCGATTCTCGGGGGCAGCTTCACGGAGACCGCCTCGGGTAGCGGTATCTGGACGAGGGGCAACTGGATGTTCAGCGAAGCGACCGGCATTCTCGTCAACTCTTATGCCATTCCCGAACCTGCCACCACGATCGCCTTGCTCGGTGGCGCTGTGCTTCTCGCGGCCGGCATGATCCGCAATCGCCGCCGCGGGGTCCGGGAAGCCTGA
- a CDS encoding GDP-fucose synthetase (bifunctional GDP-4-dehydro-6-deoxy-D-mannose epimerase/ GDP-4-dehydro-6-L-deoxygalactose reductase;catalyzes the formation of GDP-fucose from GDP-4-dehydro-6-deoxy-D-mannose) gives MKIYIAGHHGMVGGALVRRFSREAGAEIVVRTRRELDLTSQAAVDAFYAEQKPDVAIIAAAKVGGIHANNTYPAGFLYDNLAIAANTLHGAYKAGVKRVLFLGSSCIYPKHAPQPMPEDCLLTGSLEPTNEAYAIAKITGLKLCQYYRKQYGVLFHSAMPTNLYGPGDNYHPQNSHVLPALIRRFHEAKAAGAPEVVAWGTGTPMREFLHVDDLADACAFLLGLDNPPDWINVGTGVDVTIRELTETVASVVGYAGKITWDPTKPDGTPRKLMDVSRLAGLGWRAAIDLRTGIGKTYASFLTELASGRLRAV, from the coding sequence ATGAAAATCTACATTGCAGGTCACCACGGCATGGTCGGCGGCGCGCTCGTCCGGCGCTTCTCGCGCGAGGCCGGCGCCGAAATCGTCGTCCGCACCCGTCGCGAACTCGATCTCACCAGCCAGGCCGCCGTCGACGCCTTCTACGCCGAACAAAAACCCGACGTCGCCATCATCGCCGCCGCCAAGGTCGGCGGTATCCACGCCAACAATACATATCCGGCCGGGTTTTTGTACGACAACCTCGCCATCGCCGCCAACACCCTTCACGGCGCGTACAAGGCCGGCGTAAAACGCGTGCTCTTCCTCGGCAGTTCCTGCATCTACCCCAAACACGCCCCGCAGCCGATGCCCGAGGACTGCCTCCTCACCGGCTCGCTCGAACCGACCAACGAAGCCTACGCCATCGCCAAGATCACCGGACTGAAACTCTGCCAGTACTACCGCAAACAGTACGGCGTGCTCTTCCATTCGGCGATGCCCACCAACCTCTACGGACCGGGCGACAACTACCATCCGCAAAACTCGCACGTCCTCCCCGCGCTCATCCGCCGTTTTCACGAAGCGAAGGCCGCCGGCGCGCCCGAGGTCGTGGCCTGGGGCACGGGCACACCCATGCGCGAGTTCCTGCACGTGGACGACCTCGCCGACGCCTGCGCCTTCCTCCTCGGCCTCGATAACCCGCCCGACTGGATCAACGTCGGCACCGGCGTGGATGTGACCATCCGCGAGCTCACCGAAACCGTCGCCTCGGTTGTCGGCTATGCGGGCAAGATCACCTGGGACCCGACCAAACCCGACGGCACCCCGCGCAAGCTCATGGATGTTTCCCGCCTCGCCGGTCTCGGCTGGCGCGCCGCCATCGACCTGCGCACCGGCATCGGGAAGACCTACGCCAGCTTCCTGACCGAACTCGCCTCCGGCCGCCTGCGGGCGGTGTGA
- a CDS encoding diguanylate cyclase, translating into MNTPAPHTTTGIHHVTAIAGDPQTNVDFYTGLLGLRLVKKTVNFDDPSAWHLYYGDETGSPGSIVTFFFWPDLAVRGRVGAGQTTALVFSAPATALAWWQERLQAHRIAARRRTRFGEEVLAFADPDGIPVEIVAVDGDTRTGWSDRGSDIPPERALRGLHTAELTVRDARPTEKLLIGEMGYRLVRREGARARYESGSGGPGHYADVIDAPAAPAGAGGVGTIHHIAWRAPDDETELALQARLHAAGYQVSPVRDRQYFRSVYYREHGGILFEIATDVPGFAIDESIDSLGTTLRLPPQFEHAREAIRQALPPIEAARKKSVSPAAR; encoded by the coding sequence ATGAACACACCCGCACCACACACCACCACCGGCATCCATCACGTCACCGCCATCGCCGGAGACCCGCAAACCAATGTGGATTTCTACACCGGCCTGCTCGGCCTGCGTCTCGTCAAGAAGACCGTCAACTTCGACGATCCGTCCGCCTGGCATCTCTACTACGGCGACGAAACCGGCTCGCCCGGCAGCATCGTCACTTTCTTTTTCTGGCCCGACCTCGCCGTGCGCGGTCGCGTGGGCGCAGGGCAAACCACCGCGCTCGTTTTCTCGGCTCCGGCCACCGCGCTCGCCTGGTGGCAGGAGCGGTTGCAAGCCCATCGCATCGCCGCCCGGCGCCGCACGCGTTTCGGCGAAGAGGTGCTCGCCTTCGCCGATCCCGACGGCATCCCGGTTGAAATCGTCGCCGTCGATGGCGACACCCGCACAGGCTGGAGCGACCGCGGCAGCGACATCCCGCCGGAGCGCGCCTTGCGCGGCCTGCACACCGCCGAGCTCACCGTCCGCGATGCCCGGCCCACCGAAAAGCTCTTGATTGGCGAGATGGGCTACCGGCTCGTACGCCGGGAAGGCGCCCGCGCCCGCTACGAATCCGGCTCCGGCGGTCCCGGCCACTACGCCGATGTCATCGACGCGCCTGCCGCGCCGGCAGGCGCCGGCGGGGTGGGCACGATCCATCACATCGCCTGGCGCGCGCCCGACGACGAGACCGAACTCGCTCTCCAGGCGCGACTCCACGCCGCCGGCTACCAGGTGTCGCCCGTGCGCGACCGCCAGTATTTCCGTTCCGTCTACTACCGCGAACACGGCGGCATCCTCTTCGAGATCGCCACCGACGTTCCCGGATTTGCTATCGACGAGTCTATCGATTCACTGGGGACGACTCTCCGGCTTCCGCCGCAATTCGAACATGCCCGCGAAGCCATCCGGCAAGCCCTGCCTCCCATCGAGGCAGCCCGGAAAAAGTCTGTCTCTCCCGCGGCCCGCTGA